The window TGTCCCGCATGCCGGATGAACTACAGCGGGAGTACTTGATAGATCTGGGCATAGAAGCAAGAAGGCACACATTCATCGTCAACAAGGATGGGAATGACGATTGTAGCATACTGTCCAGACGCCATACCTTTGTAGTTTACTTGAAAAAGCCATTGGTCCACCGATAAACAgccaaataattaataaaagtCGATATATCAATCGTCGTTCACGTTCTGAAATGTTCGAATGTTCAACTAACCagcttttctttcaaattcgtcgcattgagatgaaaaatttgtgtgaAACTACAGAGTTGACGTAGGCTTTGAGATTAATCTTGGAAACGTCGACTTGGAACCATATAATTAATACGGATTTTTAGTACTATTCAAGAACGCAATGACAACCTGATTCAAAACCTTAATCAGATAAGCTACTAAATGATATAAATAGTTGTTACTTACCCAAGCTGTTACTTTTATCTCGAAACGAGAAAATCTAAATAAACAGATATAACCCGAAGGTTATGATCATTGATCTAAGAAACCCAAAAAAGCCCTGTCtttggaaaattcaaatatattgtTCTATGTCACCGTCTTCTTGAATATCTGCAGAAGTTCTCGTattatcaacaaaaaaaaaaaaaaaacgaagaagaagaaacaacaaacaagccggaaaaacagtttttttgcGATACTTTTCATTGCCATTGAGAAGCTAAGAGTCTGCGATCCGTCCGACGAACTTGCGCGATGATCTGGTAAGTGGATTATAGATGAATAATCCGAAACTGAGGACTTggcaaacaaaaaaagaataaatattaaacgaaaaatttgaaaaaatgaaatttgtaataatcaaaaaattgagaaaagtGTGAGAATTCAGCGCGAGGGGAATGAAATTAGCTGAGTAAGAGGTATAACGAGTGGCGTGGGACAAAGATAGGAGATAGGAGGACAGGCTAGAGGCCGTAGAGTTAATGTAAGAATAAGGAGCAATAAGTGGGGGAAAAAGTGCAGTGGTACGTCTGACGTAACACacttaattatatttttttatccgcgagaatattttttccataaattaaaaactagtTTCGAGTCATTGACGTAAGTTGTTGCTCTACGAGTAATAAAATAGCTAACGTATCTTCAGCTGTGTAATCTTGTTCAATGATTTACTATTTCCAGGAAATATGTTTGACCAATCGGAACTCTTTGATTCACATAAAAATTGTCTCTGTTTATTTGCACATTCTCGAACGGGACATGATGCTGAATActttattgattattatagAAGAGTGacaagaggaaaaataattattcaaaacaataatttgaaGTGCATACTTTGGTCGTGAATCCACTTTTGCTAAGAACTAGCGAATAATTATGGTTGTATCATAGGTCTTGGAGGGCTATCATCCCTTAGTCCTCCATTACCGTAAAGAAATCATAAGTCAAATGTAACTTAACAACGAATCAGCATGTGGCTGATCGAGAATTGAGGCTTACTCTTCTAGAAGAAACGGGCAGTTTTTCGATAATACATGTGTGTAAATCATGAAACGACAAAAATCTGATAAAATGGTGAGTGCTTTTTTTAGGTTGTAGAatcacataaaaaataatgaagcaaattggcggtggtcagggaaaatgacctctcagttggcatggaatacctcatatagATACATACTGATTTCGAGCGGGGAATGGTGAACCAGATTCTCATAAGGTGAGTGTCCCAGTTATTGAGCTTGTTAACCTTTTTCGGTTGGATCTAATTGAtccttaattttcaaatgaccaaaaaatacatttttagcGTCTAACTCTGTATcaattggttttagtcatcgaaaaattcacaatttgtgccgTCAATTAATAGTTTTGTAAAATGTAAGGTTCAATAACACTTACCTTACttatattctcaatttttttcccatgcACTTACAAACCTagctgagaatttttttccctcatttGTAATATCACTTAGCAACAGGTTCACTATACTCATTTTCGTTTCTGTTGCTTTCGTTGAATATAATCGTTTCTTTCACCCCTCCTGCCAGCTGGTCTTTGACATATCCTGCCCCGAGGTCGACCGGCATGAGTTCTATAAAAGGATTCACCGCCagtatgaattttgaaataagcATCACGATCGCACGATGAGAATAGACTTGTACACTTGACGATGATGATGCTATAGGCAATTCGTCACCTACCACGATTACTTCCTAGTgattaaacaaaaatacattttacTCATCAAGACCTCCGTTGTGTCTAAGATGCAACATCTTTCCCTACGGCTGCAGTGAAGAACCTCGAACAATCGGACCAGATCACGAACGTGTGTTGAATAAACCGATATGGATATGTTGTTTATTGGTGTACTTGATccattgaaattatgtatcaCACACATACACAGGCATGGATATTAcgcaaatgaaataaaatttatatcgatagaatcgcgctccgcgtATTATCAGTATTTTGTTCTGTTAATGCATCGTCCCTCATGCACCTTTCCAAAAGTGCGAATGCCAAGTGATTAACCTTTAGTTGGCATCTTTATCTGGAACCTCGGGGTCATGCACCGAAGCAATTTAATGtttttacttgaatttttttattttgtttttgttttgtacTCACCGAAGTGTCTTTTATAAGATAAAAACGGTAGCagcaacaatttttaattttaaggTAGTACCATTCTTTCAAAGGGCAGAAACTTTCAAGTTACGAAAATCTCGATTAAAAACCCTTGGGTCACGAACGGCATTAAGGTGCCAGGTAAAGGTTAAAGTTAACGTGGAGCCAACGGATTAAATAATCTGttataacagttttttttaaatacttatCATCGCCATCCGTTAAACTGACCGGACGAACACACCTGAACATTTAGTGGCTATTTTTTTACCCGTAGACCGGCAACTTACGTTAATGAATCGAATCTAATGTTGAATTCcataaaaaaacgtttttgcggataaaaaaatataaagctGTGTGCGAGATTCAAGGCTATCAAGTATAActttacttcaaatttgaTGTATTTATTGATCTCGGATTTCTCTTACCACCACCTTCGCCTTGCTCTTAAAGGCTAAACGCTGACCCCGTGAATATATAAATCGCACTATCGTCAGCTATAGTCAGTTACTAGTCGCGGTTAAAATCTCCGACTCCGCCGACTCTCCACTATTGCTTGTTGATCAACAAGTTCACCAGTCCGAGTGTTCAAGGCAGACTGAGTAATCATAGTCGCAAGGTACGCGTGTAATTAATAAATCCTTTTTACCATAAAcactttttacttttcatcaccttTGGTAATCCAAGAAAGGTATTGGTTACGgttaaaaatcacttttttataatttcaacgaatctttaCGTTTTCGAAGATCGTTTAGAATccgaaaaacaggtttttcaaaaaatatcggTCTGCCGGTCTATCCGACAAACTCACACCATGATCTTGGAAACggctggatgaaaaaaattcgaaacttacAGGATTTAACAATCAACCTATGCGCGTGAAAACTTGCCATTTCCCGTTTAATTTTAACTTCCGGTTCTaccggaaataaataaattttcaatcttttaccAACAAACGTGCACTATTTCCTCCtcaatactttttcaaaataaacgATCATGTTTTTCCcagtttaaatattttttttctgaaattcgtAACTCATTCGTTGTTCAGAAATTTTctgttcaacttttttttcaaaactttttcatttcgctGCCAACTCTTATcagtttcagaattttcactCAGCCATTTTCGAGATCATCGCGGAAATTTGTCGGACAGACCGGACAGATTCTTCCCTTTTGACAGAGATCAAAAGTATCGAGAAAAAAGCTGTTTTTCCGCAGTATGTGACGGAGTTCGAAATCTCTTTAACACCAGAACTATTACACCAGTCAAAATGACTGGTCTTTGATAATAtctaataatataatatatttgcatgaatataatatgactttttttttatgcggTATTTTTTGAAGACCAGTCACTTTGGTAAAGATAGCTTTGTCTCAATTACGGTACTTCTAATGTTACTGACCTTTAAGATTTCCGTATcagtaaaaataaactttcgtAAGCAGTACCTGTATCAggcattgaaattaattcgtagcgttttaaaaacatattttcatacacaATTATCTGTGTTTTGATAAAAACAGGTTTGTAAAACGTTACGAATTGATTTGGAAAGAACATTGTGAGAGCAGAGttcgattgaattttcacGTACCTCATTCTATTACATAATGTtcgtattttgtttatttttatttattcgcgtGCTGCATATTTCTATATTGCTGATTTCATCGCAGAAGCACACAAGCAACCATATATCCAATATGCAAATATGTGCAATTGGAATGCAGCTCAGTAAGCTACTTTAGCCTTAACTAGACATGCCCGAAAGTTAAAGGAGTGATATATGAAGACGATATATCAATTATTAgcgagaataaatttttagagcaactattattctttttgtttataaatacataaatatatatgttttcAGTTACAGTACTAATTTGccaaaaaataaacttgacaTGTGtctgcagaaaaaaaaataccgtcaCTGAAAGattgagtgaaaaagaaaaggaacagGCGCAACTCGACTCTTGGATCGCGTGGCCAAGATTTATCACATATCTATCTATCaagattgaatttaaaatctCGCAAATTTTGTAGAAATGCGGTGCAATTCTTATCGAATTGTCATTCGCTGCAACTAATAGTCGTCTGCGTGTTCCTAATTGTTAGATTAAGGTAGAAGATGCTTTACACtagttttttttccgtctggcaccgaattttacattttatcaTAAACAATCTTATTACGCGGCAAAGCAGAAGAGAATCTGTCGTACTGTAGATACCAGGATTTAATGCGTTACTCGCAAAAATACACTAGTCATTAGAATAAGTACCTTGTATTTAGATAAATACTGAGGAACATCAGAGGTTATTTATACACCGCGGAACCTTTCCAGTGAGAGGAGTAAGTTTTGGAACGATGTTCAAACCAGCCGAGTACTCTGCAAACGACAAACTAGCGCGTTGCGAGACTAGCGACTTTATACAGGAGTATTCCAATGAAATTGGTCAGATGTCAGGAAGATGCCTTGATATCGGATGCGGACCCTGCGACCTAGTCGTCGATTCTCTCCTTCCGGTACTGAATCCAAAGGCTACCGTTGTCTGTAAGTTTCGACCGGCACCCTCATAACCAGTGTTACCAAGACTTAATTCCACCGAATGATTATACTCTGACTTCAGGCTCGGACATTTCCAAGCCCATGTTGGACTACGCAAAGGAAAAATACGGCGCCAACGATCGGCTATCCTTTCTCCAGCTGGACATCGAGTCTCCGACGCTGGCCGAAGATCTAGTTGAACAATTCGATCACGTTACGTCGTTCTATTGTTTACACTGGTGCGAAGACATGCGGTAGGTTCTCGTCACTCGTCTCCTCGGATGGCTCGATCATTATCTCTGGCTTACGGAGTCACACCGTGATATCGTCCCTGCTTTCAGCCAAGCCTTCGAGAACATCTTTGATCTGCTGCGTCCTGGAGGTTCGGGCTTCTTGACCTTTGTGAGCGATTTTCCTTGCATGGACGCGTACAAGGTGCTGGCGGCTATGCCTCGATACCAGCGTTACATGACGGTATGTCGTTGCTTTCAACCTCGTTGTAAAATCCACGTCATTCTTTTATTCTTATAAactatctgaaaattttcctaaGACGCGTGATTTGTGATCTCAGTTAATACTTATTCCGCATTACGATAACAGTAGTGCGTCTCTGGAGATCCTGAAAATTTCCATATTCAGAGGAAAACAGGCTCACAAGTCTAGCCTGTCTTGTCATCAGCCCACGGAAGACTTGTCAGATCTTTTGATATCCACGCCAAACAACATTCTTCATTTAATTAATCGTATTCAATTACAGGATGCGGACCGTTTCATTCCAGTATTTCAGCACGCTAAACGTCCGCGCGAGTCTCTGAAAATGCTGCTCGAAAAGGTCGGCTTTGAGGTCTGTCACTGCAGTAGCAGAGAAAAAGTTTACATCTACGAAACCCCGGATGCTTTCGCCAGTAAGTTGTTTGTTTGGGCTTATTGTCGTAGCAATGTCATTGATTTTGAACCGTTTTCAGAATTCATGGCATGCGTGAACCCCTTCATACACCGCATGCCGTCTGATCTACAGCAGGAGTACAGAATAGATCTGGACATAGAAGCAAGAAAGCACACATTCATCGTCAACAAGGATAGGAATGACGATTATAATATACTGTCCAGACGCCATACCTTTGTAGTTTACTTGAAAAAGCCATTGGTCCACTGATAGACAgccaaataattaataaaagtCGATATATTAATCATCGTTCGTGTTCCGAATGGCTTACGTGTCCCATTAAccacgtctttttttttaattcgatacATTGAGAAGAACGTGCGTTATATGGTGAatctgcaaatgaaataaagaCTTGAAAAGTTGATCAGCAAAGCTGATCTCGTACTGTAGCAACAACGTTTTCTCAAGGAACTATTCACTAACCGCAGATAAGGTGACAAGCgattacaaaatttcacacgATTCTCAATAATTTTACTCGACTTCGGAAACGGTTTGAAGCGATTTCAGATGATTTTAATATCAAGGATATTCAGTGGTTACGAAGAACTTCTACCgtgatttcaaacgatttcaagTGATAACCGGTTGAATTCGAATTGATTTGTGCTTGGGTTCAACTTTGTTGTAAGCCTgagtataaatgtataatgtgtttcttgtaattattaaaatatcacACTGTAACAGCGTTGTCTTTCTGAATGCATCTACCAGCATTTCCAAGATACAAATCTGGAACAAACTTCGCTTTCACCGTTTCGAACGTATGACGACTAATATGCTTAGAAGATTTTCCTCAAAAAAACCACTAaacgtaatattattttcaaaagtaatgATAGCGACAAATATGACAAATATTTGTCCAACTTGATGATTTCGAAATTAATATATTCTCGTAAATTTGGCGAAGTGTAGACGGAAATAAATGATTCGCTGCACCAGAAAGTTTCAGTGTTGATATTAAGACACCGGGAAGAATTGAGCGCAGCggttggaaattttcaagtttaacaGGCTAGCTAAATTGAAAAGCTCACTTGGCACAATGTTTGCTATTACAGTAAAAATTCTTGCTTCGGCAGCAAGAATTCTGGCCGTGTGTAtgtgaatattatacaattcGCTAGACCAgaacattctttttttccgttacagatattattttcttacgaGTTTGAGCCCCGTAGGAGATAAAACGTTCCCTACTGACGGTGTTGGataaaaatacaatgaaaaataatcccaTCATTCTCTACGTAATTTTGACGTCCCGTTTCTTTGTTCCCAAAGGTAAAAAAGGAAGTTGTTGTAATCACCCCGAAAATTAAAGTTGTGTTGTCGGTAGATCTCCACGTTTTTGAAGTCCAGAGAGAATCGCCTCCAATCATTTTCAGATTatgatgtgtatatatatgtacgtgtgGTTTGCGACATGCGTTTCGGCGGATccagaaaaaattatttcacagcTTAGAATGCACCAAGATACGACCCCGGGACCTTTGCTTTTCGAAAGATTGCTCCGACCACTGATTACGAGCTGATCAGGCCGCAGCCGAATCATCTTTCCGAACCGCTACTCAACTGTGTCAagaaatgccacgttacataATGTAAGTAtgtaatcaatatttttatccgaCGATATCTAGAACtagttatcaaatttttatggcATTGGTCTCAATCTGCGCCGCTCTTCCAAACTTCGACCTGAAAAGATATTGGCCACaacagatgaaaaattttacttacGATCAGAATCCGGAGAAAGTTGGCAAGTCGGTTACTATTCACCTGAATGTGAGATGTGGTCAAGATCGAGATAACcgcaaaacaaaaattggaCATCGTGTAGAACTCGCCAGAGTGAATGTAATAGgatgtagaaagaaaaaactggtaattctcgaaattcaaaagttccgcctggatatttttttatgacgACAAGTCAATTTATTCAGTCAGCTTGTACACTGTTGACTGTGCATTGGCAATTTAGCGAACATTCGCGAAAGTTGTGACTACGTTTTCTGCCAGCATACATTACGCTTTGATCGATCCAAAAGTATCCATTCGTGTTTCCCTCGACGCATTATTTTTTGTACGTCTGAATCAACGCGATGAAATTGCATCTGCACTGCAGTATGACTTCATTTAgaactataaaattccaaaccTTGATTGACGTCGATGGAGATTATCAGCACATATCGTTATAAATATCGGTTGTTTTTATCTACAACT is drawn from Neodiprion fabricii isolate iyNeoFabr1 chromosome 3, iyNeoFabr1.1, whole genome shotgun sequence and contains these coding sequences:
- the LOC124178950 gene encoding juvenile hormone acid O-methyltransferase-like isoform X1; translation: MQICAIGMQLMRGVSFGTMFKPAEYSANDKLARCETSDFIQEYSNEIGQMSGRCLDIGCGPCDLVVDSLLPVLNPKATVVCSDISKPMLDYAKEKYGANDRLSFLQLDIESPTLAEDLVEQFDHVTSFYCLHWCEDMRQAFENIFDLLRPGGSGFLTFVSDFPCMDAYKVLAAMPRYQRYMTDADRFIPVFQHAKRPRESLKMLLEKVGFEVCHCSSREKVYIYETPDAFAKFMACVNPFIHRMPSDLQQEYRIDLDIEARKHTFIVNKDRNDDYNILSRRHTFVVYLKKPLVH
- the LOC124178950 gene encoding juvenile hormone acid O-methyltransferase-like isoform X2; amino-acid sequence: MFKPAEYSANDKLARCETSDFIQEYSNEIGQMSGRCLDIGCGPCDLVVDSLLPVLNPKATVVCSDISKPMLDYAKEKYGANDRLSFLQLDIESPTLAEDLVEQFDHVTSFYCLHWCEDMRQAFENIFDLLRPGGSGFLTFVSDFPCMDAYKVLAAMPRYQRYMTDADRFIPVFQHAKRPRESLKMLLEKVGFEVCHCSSREKVYIYETPDAFAKFMACVNPFIHRMPSDLQQEYRIDLDIEARKHTFIVNKDRNDDYNILSRRHTFVVYLKKPLVH